In Corynebacterium endometrii, one DNA window encodes the following:
- a CDS encoding 4Fe-4S dicluster domain-containing protein: MSENFLTENRHGEGYGHYQRMAFFTDTSICIGCKACEVACKEWNRNPVEGYEVTGNSYDNTGSLGANTWRHVAFIEQGHERMAKARREGAKLIFLGMPTVGGPAADPLSPAAGGGTAERKIPDTDSFRWLMSSDVCKHCTHAGCLDVCPTGALFRSEFGTVVVQDDVCNGCGTCVAGCPFGVIERREDGGVSLNATREEAAEQSEHPRSHAGVNVLAKLRQLKRQGPDHTPGEVMPIKNIGMAQKCTMCYDRLKVGEQPACSKTCPTQSITFGTYEDMLAAAKERVAVLHEQGMTEARLYGANDQDGVGGTGSIFLLLDSPEVYGLPPDPHVPTQDLPALAATAAKAVGGMVVAAAAAFAIGGRS, from the coding sequence ATGTCAGAAAACTTCCTGACTGAAAACCGCCACGGTGAAGGCTACGGGCACTATCAGCGCATGGCGTTTTTCACGGATACCTCCATCTGCATTGGCTGCAAGGCCTGCGAGGTGGCGTGTAAGGAGTGGAACCGCAACCCGGTTGAGGGGTATGAGGTCACTGGTAACTCCTATGACAACACTGGCTCCTTGGGCGCTAATACCTGGCGCCATGTGGCCTTTATTGAGCAGGGCCATGAGCGCATGGCCAAGGCGCGGCGCGAGGGTGCCAAGTTGATTTTCCTCGGCATGCCTACGGTGGGCGGGCCCGCCGCAGACCCACTCTCGCCGGCGGCTGGAGGGGGTACTGCGGAGCGCAAGATTCCAGACACTGACTCCTTCCGCTGGTTGATGTCTTCTGACGTGTGCAAGCACTGCACCCATGCCGGGTGTTTGGATGTGTGTCCCACCGGCGCCCTCTTCCGCTCCGAGTTTGGCACCGTCGTGGTCCAGGATGACGTGTGCAATGGTTGCGGCACCTGCGTAGCCGGTTGCCCGTTCGGCGTGATTGAGCGTCGCGAGGACGGCGGCGTCAGCTTGAACGCCACCCGTGAGGAGGCCGCCGAGCAGTCCGAGCATCCCCGCAGCCACGCCGGGGTCAACGTTCTGGCCAAGCTGCGGCAGCTGAAAAGGCAGGGCCCTGACCACACCCCGGGTGAGGTCATGCCGATTAAGAACATCGGCATGGCTCAGAAATGCACCATGTGTTACGACCGGCTAAAGGTGGGGGAGCAGCCGGCTTGTTCCAAGACCTGCCCCACGCAGTCCATCACCTTCGGCACCTACGAGGACATGTTGGCTGCGGCCAAGGAACGCGTCGCCGTGCTCCATGAGCAGGGCATGACTGAGGCCCGCCTCTACGGCGCCAACGATCAAGACGGTGTGGGTGGAACCGGGTCCATCTTCCTGCTCCTGGATTCACCGGAGGTCTACGGTCTTCCACCAGACCCGCACGTGCCCACCCAGGATTTACCCGCGT